In the genome of Gadus morhua chromosome 14, gadMor3.0, whole genome shotgun sequence, one region contains:
- the LOC115559001 gene encoding CD82 antigen, with product MGEGCTRVTKYFLFVFNLIFFLFGAVIMGFGLWLLLDNQSFLAVLQDSSLALKAASYILIGVGAFSMLMGFVGCLGAIYEIRCLLGLYFACLLLILLAQVAAGALIYFQKDVLNTEMSKIVTKVLDSYGTKNSSTEQAWDYIQRTMDCCGWTGHADWNGNMVIVNSSQLLFPCSCQNISLATGNTSDSGFCEAQTSEWPVYEAGCSASVEGWLITNVGVVLGICLAVAVIEVLGMILSICLCKNVRTEYYTKVSKY from the exons ATGGGGGAAGGCTGTACCAGAGTAACCAAGTACTTCCTCTTCGTCTTCAACCTGATCTTCTTC CTGTTTGGGGCTGTCATCATGGGCTTCGGTCTTTGGCTCCTTTTAGACAATCAGAGCTTCTTAGCTGTCCTGC AGGACTCCTCATTGGCTCTGAAAGCGGCCTCGTacatcctgattggtgtaggaGCCTTCTCCATGCTGATGGGCTTTGTAGGATGCCTGGGAGCCATTTATGAGATTCGCTGTCTGCTGGgcctg TACTTTGCTTGCCTCCTGCTGATCTTATTGGCCCAGGTGGCGGCAGGTGCACTCATCTATTTCCAGAAAGACGTG TTAAATACAGAGATGTCCAAGATCGTGACCAAGGTGCTGGACAGCTACGGCACCAAGAACTCCAGCACGGAGCAGGCATGGGACTACATCCAGCGGACG ATGGACTGCTGTGGGTGGACTGGTCACGCGGACTGGAATGGCAACATGGTGATCGTTAACAGCTCCCAGCTGCTGTTCCCCTGCTCCTGCCAGAACATTTCCCTGGCAACGGGGAACACCTCCGACAGCGGCTTCTGTGAGGCCCAGACATCAGAGTGGCCGGTGTACGAAGCG GGCTGCTCAGCCAGTGTGGAGGGGTGGCTTATCACCAATGTGGGAGTGGTCCTAGGCATCTGTCTGGCCGTGGCTGTGATCGAG GTTTTGGGAATGATCCTCTCGATTTGCCTTTGTAAGAACGTACGCACTGAGTACTACACCAAAGTTTCAAAATATTGA